A stretch of Candidatus Paceibacterota bacterium DNA encodes these proteins:
- a CDS encoding PLDc N-terminal domain-containing protein, with amino-acid sequence MVGIDFFKIAFTSFFFIFPFLIFGLVIFSIIFWILMLVDVVKRDFKKEDDKTMWVLIIALTGFVGALIYYFMIKRKVPKKKTKNKK; translated from the coding sequence ATGGTTGGTATAGATTTTTTTAAAATAGCTTTTACGAGCTTTTTCTTTATTTTCCCATTTTTAATTTTTGGGTTAGTAATATTTTCAATTATTTTTTGGATTCTAATGCTTGTTGATGTTGTGAAGAGAGATTTTAAAAAAGAAGACGATAAAACAATGTGGGTATTGATAATCGCATTAACCGGATTCGTCGGAGCTTTAATTTATTATTTCATGATAAAAAGAAAAGTTCCAAAGAAAAAAACGAAAAATAAAAAATAG